A section of the Phacochoerus africanus isolate WHEZ1 chromosome 4, ROS_Pafr_v1, whole genome shotgun sequence genome encodes:
- the LOC125124760 gene encoding interferon-induced transmembrane protein 1-like encodes MLREEHEVAVLGAPQSSAPVATTVINIRSETSVPDHVVWSLFNALFMNWCCLGFVAFAYSVKARDRKMVGDITGAQSYASTAKCLNIWALILGIFLTIGAVVLLVFACLAVYEMALQHAKSNRGY; translated from the exons ATGCTCAGGGAGGAGCACGAGGTGGCCGTGCTGGGGGCTCCCCAGAGCTCAGCCCCCGTGGCCACCACGGTGATCAACATCCGAAGCGAGACCTCCGTGCCCGACCACGTCGTCTGGTCCCTGTTCAACGCCCTCTTCATGAACTGGTGCTGCCTGGGCTTCGTGGCTTTCGCCTACTCCGTGAAG GCGAGGGACCGGAAGATGGTGGGAGACATCACTGGGGCCCAGAGCTATGCCTCCACCGCCAAGTGCCTGAACATCTGGGCCCTGATCCTGGGCATTTTTCTGACCATCGGAGCCGTCGTTCTTCTGGTGTTTGCATGCTTAGCAGTCTATGAGATGGCTTTACAACATGCAAAGAGTAACAGAGGCTACTAG
- the LOC125124761 gene encoding interferon-induced transmembrane protein 3-like, whose product MGAPEGSAPMTSTVITIPRETPVRDHVIWSLFSTLFLNWCCLGFVAFAYSVKARDRKMVGDIDGTRSYASTAKCLNIWALVLGLLLTIALIAIFATVSVVNFRLYFRI is encoded by the exons ATGGGGGCGCCCGAAGGGTCAGCTCCAATGACGAGCACGGTGATCACCATCCCCAGAGAGACCCCCGTCCGGGACCACGTCATCTGGTCGCTGTTCAGCACCCTCTTCCTGAACTGGTGCTGCCTGGGCTTCGTGGCTTTCGCCTACTCCGTGAAG GCGAGGGACCGGAAGATGGTGGGAGACATCGATGGGACCCGGAGCTATGCCTCCACCGCCAAGTGCCTGAACATCTGGGCCCTGGTCCTGGGCCTCCTTCTGACCATTGCACTTATTGCTATTTTTGCCACTGTTTCAGTGGTGAATTTCAGACTGTATTTTCGGATTTAA